A genomic region of Desulfosarcina ovata subsp. ovata contains the following coding sequences:
- a CDS encoding class I SAM-dependent methyltransferase has protein sequence MPKLCNPQSESGYRLMVWTFRLMDLFAKPDRHLDAFDLKKEMVVVDYGCGPGRYLRKAAQMVGPDGKVFAADVHPMAIDLVKRKIEKHRLTNVVPVLLDDQPATIAKQCADVVYALDMFHQVDDPVGFLADIHRIIKHEGVFYLEDGHQDRSQSLGKVRRSNHWRVIREHKRFIELRTRRD, from the coding sequence ATGCCAAAACTGTGCAACCCCCAATCGGAAAGCGGCTATCGCCTCATGGTCTGGACCTTCAGGCTCATGGACCTGTTTGCCAAGCCCGACCGGCACCTGGATGCATTCGATTTGAAAAAGGAAATGGTCGTGGTGGACTATGGTTGCGGACCCGGCCGGTATCTCCGCAAGGCCGCCCAGATGGTGGGGCCAGACGGCAAGGTTTTTGCCGCGGACGTCCACCCCATGGCCATCGACCTGGTGAAGCGAAAAATTGAAAAGCACCGTTTGACCAATGTGGTGCCGGTATTGCTGGACGATCAACCGGCAACCATCGCAAAGCAGTGTGCCGATGTGGTCTATGCCTTGGATATGTTCCACCAGGTGGATGATCCGGTCGGTTTTTTGGCCGATATTCATCGCATCATCAAGCACGAGGGCGTGTTTTACCTGGAAGACGGACACCAGGACCGCAGTCAAAGCCTGGGTAAGGTCCGGCGCTCAAACCATTGGCGGGTCATCCGGGAACACAAGCGGTTTATTGAACTGAGAACCCGCCGTGACTGA
- a CDS encoding MarR family winged helix-turn-helix transcriptional regulator, giving the protein MAELLLRVFNKFARNEKQPRRFGIDKLLHPSEIHMVMLIGDNPGVHGAELARMAGVTRGAISQIVAKLEKKGLVRKAEEPGNSLKKVPVLTNKGKVAYYAHEQYHEEMDSDLYAYVRKLSGEEFTAVEKFLRELENMADRRR; this is encoded by the coding sequence TTGGCCGAGCTCCTCCTTCGGGTTTTCAACAAATTCGCCCGCAACGAAAAACAACCGCGTCGCTTTGGCATTGACAAACTGCTGCACCCGTCCGAGATCCACATGGTTATGCTGATCGGCGATAACCCGGGAGTCCATGGCGCCGAGTTGGCCCGGATGGCCGGCGTCACCCGGGGTGCGATCTCCCAGATCGTTGCCAAGCTGGAAAAAAAAGGACTTGTGCGAAAGGCCGAGGAACCCGGAAACAGTTTGAAAAAGGTGCCGGTCCTGACCAACAAGGGCAAGGTGGCCTATTACGCCCATGAGCAATACCATGAGGAGATGGACAGCGACCTTTATGCCTATGTGAGAAAATTGAGCGGTGAAGAATTCACGGCTGTCGAAAAATTTTTGCGTGAACTTGAAAACATGGCGGATCGGCGGCGTTAA
- the fbaA gene encoding class II fructose-bisphosphate aldolase, with translation MPIVNYQQYCQMLDHAKKNKFAYPAINTTSSETINAALLAFKEANSDGIIQVSTGGGSFASGLGVNESYKGAIALAEFARSMAVYYDVNIALHTDHCHPQYVDTFLMPLIEETQKRRANGQPNLFCSHMYDGSALPMAENIAASKKIMEDCVANELILEIETGVVGGEEDGHDTSGAPKEKLYTTPEDMVLAARELGAMGRFLLAATFGNVHGVYKPGNVVLKPSILKDGQDAVVRELGRDSYLNLVFHGGSGSELKDIHEALDYGVVKMNVDTDTQYAYTRPVVDHMLKNYDGVLKIEGEVGNKKVYDPRSWGKKAERNMADRIMQACQDLRSTGTSLGKNI, from the coding sequence ATGCCAATCGTCAATTATCAGCAATACTGCCAGATGCTGGATCACGCAAAAAAGAACAAATTTGCCTACCCGGCCATCAACACCACCTCAAGCGAAACCATCAACGCCGCCCTTTTGGCATTCAAGGAAGCCAACTCCGACGGCATCATCCAGGTGTCCACGGGAGGCGGCAGTTTTGCCTCGGGGCTCGGGGTCAACGAGTCCTACAAGGGGGCCATCGCCCTGGCCGAATTTGCCCGCAGCATGGCGGTCTACTACGATGTGAACATCGCCCTGCATACCGACCATTGTCATCCGCAGTATGTGGATACCTTTCTGATGCCGCTGATTGAAGAAACCCAAAAACGCCGTGCCAACGGACAACCCAACCTGTTCTGCTCCCACATGTATGACGGTTCCGCCCTGCCCATGGCGGAAAACATCGCCGCTTCCAAAAAAATCATGGAAGACTGCGTGGCCAACGAATTGATTCTGGAAATTGAAACCGGGGTTGTCGGTGGCGAGGAAGACGGCCACGACACCTCCGGCGCACCCAAAGAGAAACTCTATACTACCCCTGAGGATATGGTGCTTGCAGCCAGGGAACTCGGCGCCATGGGTCGTTTTCTCCTGGCGGCCACCTTTGGCAATGTCCACGGCGTGTACAAGCCAGGGAATGTTGTGCTCAAGCCGTCAATCCTGAAAGACGGTCAGGACGCGGTGGTCAGGGAATTAGGTCGGGACAGTTACCTTAATCTGGTTTTCCATGGTGGTTCCGGTTCCGAGCTTAAAGACATCCACGAAGCGCTTGACTATGGTGTCGTTAAAATGAATGTCGACACCGACACCCAATACGCGTATACCCGTCCCGTCGTTGACCACATGCTGAAAAATTATGATGGTGTGTTGAAAATTGAAGGTGAGGTGGGCAACAAGAAGGTTTACGACCCGCGTTCCTGGGGCAAGAAAGCCGAGAGAAACATGGCCGATCGTATCATGCAGGCCTGCCAGGATCTGCGGTCCACCGGAACATCGCTTGGTAAAAATATATAG
- the pabB gene encoding aminodeoxychorismate synthase component I yields MASTDLWLPEITGVCTRPLDLEEPFHALAARFAHEPGCVVLLSGGPLDSARYHLLAIRPWLELSGRTGGSTITIDGTARDDSREPLDLLDVVLKRCHLEIGETTDPIRAGLFGYLAYDLKDSLEHLPRTAVDDLGLPHLLLYAPALIVVHDKVDGRTMLYAPIRQDLGIDAAEGRIEDFLDDIGGPAPVPGGFSGTGKAFTSNFSREAYEAAVEQIRDYIAAGDVYQVNLSQRFEMGFAGDTYSLFSTLYQMNPAPFFAYVNAGDHQIVSTSPERFLQQCGRRVETRPIKGTRPRGQTPEADRQMQVALSESPKDDAELSMIVDLMRNDIGRVCSGGSVVVSQHKRMEAYRNVYHLVSVVEGTLAEGRGAVDLIRATFPGGSITGCPKIRCMEIIDELESRRRHVYTGSIGYISFHDTMDLSIAIRTATVADKRILFSVGGGIVFDSDPADEFVETLHKGETLMQVFRGADKAAVVEKDGGPWAWMDGRIISQAEAMVPATDLGLQYGFGFFETIRVEKGAACRLAAHLERFNRSWTALFGSLPPDLTWEDIITQVVTKNSLEKGAAAVKLLATRGDTAASRFNGTLLVTARPYVHRLTALGRVGLNLITYPAPRLTHLADHKTLNYLFYYLAGAWAREKGADEAVVLNPDGSLSETNTASILVVSGKTVLRPRSPHALPGVMQAAVCRWFAENGFSLADQAITPQSLADADTVLLTNALMGPVPALSLDGRPLHVEHRLCEQLAQWFSGL; encoded by the coding sequence ATGGCTTCGACCGATCTTTGGCTGCCCGAAATCACAGGCGTCTGCACCCGCCCGCTCGATCTGGAAGAACCCTTCCATGCCCTGGCCGCCCGTTTTGCCCATGAACCGGGCTGTGTGGTGCTGCTTTCCGGGGGACCGCTGGACAGCGCCCGTTATCACCTTCTGGCCATACGGCCCTGGCTCGAACTGAGCGGACGGACGGGTGGATCGACGATCACCATCGATGGAACCGCCCGGGACGATTCCCGGGAGCCCCTGGACCTTCTGGATGTCGTCCTGAAGCGCTGCCACCTTGAGATCGGGGAGACCACCGATCCGATTCGTGCCGGTCTTTTCGGCTATCTGGCCTATGACCTGAAGGACAGCCTGGAACACCTTCCCCGTACGGCCGTCGATGATCTCGGCCTGCCGCACCTGCTCCTTTACGCCCCCGCCCTGATCGTGGTGCATGACAAGGTTGACGGCCGCACCATGCTGTATGCGCCAATCCGTCAGGATCTCGGGATCGATGCGGCGGAAGGGCGGATTGAGGATTTTCTGGATGACATCGGCGGGCCGGCCCCGGTTCCCGGCGGGTTTTCAGGAACCGGAAAAGCCTTTACCTCCAATTTCTCGCGTGAGGCCTACGAGGCGGCCGTCGAACAGATCCGCGACTATATCGCTGCCGGCGACGTGTATCAGGTCAACCTTTCCCAGCGTTTTGAAATGGGCTTTGCCGGCGACACCTACAGCCTGTTCAGCACCCTTTACCAGATGAACCCCGCACCGTTTTTCGCTTATGTCAACGCAGGTGATCACCAGATCGTCTCCACCTCGCCCGAACGCTTCCTGCAGCAGTGCGGCCGGCGGGTGGAAACCCGGCCGATTAAAGGCACCCGCCCCCGGGGTCAGACACCCGAGGCGGACCGGCAGATGCAGGTGGCACTTTCAGAAAGTCCCAAGGATGATGCCGAGCTCTCCATGATCGTGGATCTCATGCGCAACGACATCGGGCGGGTCTGCAGCGGCGGGTCGGTGGTCGTGAGCCAGCACAAACGGATGGAGGCCTACCGGAACGTCTACCATCTGGTTTCGGTGGTGGAGGGAACCCTGGCCGAGGGGAGGGGCGCCGTCGATCTGATCCGGGCCACGTTTCCCGGCGGCTCCATCACCGGTTGCCCCAAGATCCGCTGCATGGAGATCATCGATGAGCTGGAATCGCGACGGCGCCATGTGTACACCGGCAGCATCGGTTACATCAGCTTCCACGACACCATGGATCTCTCCATCGCCATCCGCACGGCCACGGTGGCCGATAAGCGGATTTTATTTTCTGTCGGGGGCGGCATCGTTTTCGACTCGGACCCGGCCGATGAGTTTGTCGAAACCCTGCACAAGGGCGAAACCCTGATGCAGGTGTTTCGGGGGGCGGATAAAGCTGCGGTCGTTGAAAAGGATGGTGGCCCCTGGGCATGGATGGACGGCCGGATTATCAGCCAGGCGGAAGCGATGGTGCCGGCTACCGACCTGGGCCTGCAGTACGGATTCGGCTTTTTTGAAACCATTCGGGTGGAAAAGGGCGCTGCCTGTCGTCTGGCGGCCCATCTGGAGCGATTCAACCGATCGTGGACGGCGCTTTTTGGCAGCCTGCCGCCGGATTTGACCTGGGAGGATATTATCACCCAGGTCGTCACCAAAAATAGTCTGGAAAAGGGCGCTGCCGCCGTGAAACTCCTAGCTACTCGCGGTGACACCGCGGCATCGCGATTCAATGGTACCCTGCTGGTGACGGCCAGGCCTTACGTGCATCGCCTGACGGCCCTGGGCCGCGTCGGTTTGAACCTGATCACCTACCCTGCCCCGCGCCTGACGCACCTGGCAGACCACAAAACGCTGAACTATCTTTTCTATTATCTGGCCGGGGCCTGGGCCCGCGAAAAAGGCGCCGACGAAGCAGTGGTTCTCAACCCTGACGGCAGCCTTTCCGAGACGAACACGGCCAGTATCCTGGTGGTGTCCGGCAAAACGGTTCTGCGTCCCCGTTCGCCGCATGCCCTTCCCGGGGTGATGCAGGCGGCGGTCTGCAGGTGGTTTGCCGAAAATGGGTTTTCCCTTGCCGATCAGGCCATCACACCGCAATCGCTGGCGGATGCCGACACGGTTCTGCTTACCAACGCCCTCATGGGGCCGGTTCCGGCGTTGTCACTGGATGGCCGGCCCCTCCACGTGGAACACCGATTGTGTGAACAACTGGCACAGTGGTTCTCCGGTCTGTAA
- a CDS encoding anthranilate synthase component II, with product MTTLLAIDNYDSFTYNLVQMFMRYDLSIDVVRSDQVTLQQVAAMRPDYLLVSPGPKDPAHAGISKRLIERFYQTIPIFGVCLGMQCINEVFGGRTVRAPAPMHGKTSRVIHHQEGLFCGIPSPFRVARYHSLAVEPSAAALKDALVVTGRTGDGTIMGLSHRFCPLHGVQFHPESFLTEHGFGVIENFLRRGPLKAALVDGPRQVNPFAYQPLETGPAIGMEGRC from the coding sequence GTGACGACGCTGCTGGCCATCGACAACTACGATTCGTTTACCTACAACCTGGTGCAGATGTTTATGCGCTACGACCTTTCCATCGATGTGGTGCGCAGCGACCAGGTGACCCTGCAGCAGGTGGCGGCCATGCGGCCGGACTACCTGCTGGTCAGCCCGGGACCGAAAGACCCGGCCCATGCCGGCATTTCCAAGCGGTTGATCGAGCGGTTTTATCAAACGATTCCCATTTTTGGGGTCTGCCTGGGCATGCAGTGTATCAACGAGGTGTTCGGCGGGCGGACCGTGCGCGCACCCGCACCGATGCACGGCAAGACCAGCCGGGTGATTCACCATCAGGAAGGACTTTTTTGCGGCATCCCCTCCCCTTTTCGCGTGGCCCGCTATCACTCGCTGGCCGTCGAGCCGTCGGCCGCGGCGTTGAAAGATGCGTTGGTCGTCACCGGCCGAACCGGCGATGGAACGATCATGGGGCTTTCCCACCGGTTTTGTCCCCTGCATGGTGTGCAGTTTCATCCGGAGAGCTTTCTTACCGAGCACGGATTTGGCGTGATCGAAAACTTCCTGCGACGGGGACCGCTGAAAGCCGCCCTGGTCGACGGCCCCCGGCAAGTTAACCCTTTTGCGTATCAGCCCCTTGAGACGGGTCCGGCAATCGGTATGGAGGGGCGCTGCTGA
- a CDS encoding response regulator: MQSTPDPVTVLVIDDEKGIRDGSKRILDRMGCQTLTAENGEAGLATLGRSDASIVLLDLKMPGIDGIEVLKRIHTMNPEILVIIITGFATIETAIEAMKQGAYDFIPKPFEPDQLRIVVNRAWEKLSLKKEAAKLEKARRRTLADLGTERTRIHTIIDSLPNGIVVTNADGTVVLMNPAFVRVLELPADTATGQPISAYIEEEGLCRLIVEISSGRHVDFDDIPTYEFSAGEERFFMARGRPVLGERKECLGAVVTIVDITNMKVLDRLKSEFVAKVSHELRSPLSTIHEQLALVLNDLMGQLSESDEHLLSRAKEKTQGLISTIGDLLDLSRIESGITCQELKPVQLEELLGNIVDFLGTRARTKSQSLTLEHPDQPLPTIKADPLALESVFGNLIANAINYTQNGGEIVVRLDMTGINLRIRVIDNGFGIEERYLDKIFDRFFRVKTDKTRFITGTGLGLPIVKGLVESLKGRISVESAPEKGSTFTVLLPVD; the protein is encoded by the coding sequence ATGCAGAGCACGCCTGATCCCGTAACCGTTCTGGTGATCGATGATGAAAAAGGCATCCGGGACGGATCGAAGCGGATCCTCGACCGGATGGGATGCCAGACCCTGACCGCTGAAAATGGTGAAGCGGGCCTGGCCACTCTGGGACGCAGCGATGCGTCGATTGTGCTTCTGGATCTTAAAATGCCCGGAATCGACGGGATAGAGGTGCTCAAACGAATCCATACCATGAACCCTGAGATTCTTGTGATTATCATTACCGGATTTGCCACCATTGAAACGGCCATCGAGGCCATGAAGCAGGGTGCCTACGATTTTATTCCCAAACCCTTTGAGCCGGATCAACTGCGCATCGTGGTGAACCGGGCCTGGGAAAAACTGTCGCTCAAAAAAGAGGCGGCAAAACTGGAAAAGGCGCGGCGGCGCACACTGGCCGACCTGGGTACGGAAAGAACCCGGATTCACACGATTATCGATTCATTGCCCAACGGCATTGTGGTAACCAATGCCGATGGAACCGTGGTTCTGATGAACCCGGCGTTTGTGCGGGTTCTGGAACTGCCCGCGGATACGGCCACCGGCCAACCGATTTCCGCCTACATTGAGGAAGAGGGCCTGTGCCGGTTGATTGTGGAGATATCCAGCGGCCGGCACGTCGATTTCGATGATATCCCGACCTATGAATTTTCCGCTGGTGAAGAACGATTTTTTATGGCCCGCGGCCGACCCGTGCTCGGAGAACGCAAGGAGTGCCTGGGGGCGGTGGTTACCATCGTCGACATTACCAACATGAAGGTCCTGGACCGTCTCAAATCCGAATTTGTGGCCAAGGTTTCCCATGAACTGCGCAGCCCGCTGTCCACCATTCACGAACAGCTGGCCCTGGTGCTCAACGACCTGATGGGGCAGCTCAGCGAATCGGATGAGCATCTGCTCTCCCGGGCCAAGGAGAAGACCCAGGGCCTGATTTCCACCATCGGCGACTTGCTGGATCTTTCGAGAATCGAATCGGGGATCACTTGCCAGGAACTCAAGCCGGTCCAATTGGAAGAGTTGCTCGGCAATATTGTCGATTTCCTTGGCACGCGGGCCAGAACCAAAAGCCAATCCCTGACGCTGGAACATCCGGATCAGCCCCTGCCCACCATCAAGGCCGATCCGTTGGCCCTGGAGAGTGTTTTCGGCAACCTGATCGCCAACGCGATCAACTACACCCAAAACGGTGGTGAGATCGTGGTCCGTCTGGACATGACCGGAATCAACCTGCGCATCCGAGTGATCGATAACGGGTTTGGCATCGAGGAGCGTTACCTGGACAAGATCTTCGATCGTTTTTTCCGGGTGAAAACCGACAAGACCCGTTTTATCACCGGCACGGGACTGGGACTGCCCATCGTCAAGGGGCTGGTGGAGTCATTGAAGGGGCGCATCAGTGTTGAGAGCGCGCCCGAAAAAGGGAGTACATTTACGGTTCTGCTTCCCGTGGATTGA
- a CDS encoding two-component system sensor histidine kinase NtrB, whose translation MRPEDENTILLKALDAFNRKIVVISKDFRILAYAGTDVLADGDRLTGKCCHQVFYQRSEPCDNCPAKKVMDTHSPSLRETSSSILNKSKRACLYAYPVSDPEGQDTITIFNFELPALEGLESDLRRANNFLHNLLQSACDAVVAADMTGKMIIFNDAAAEMTGLTVEEALESLNIRDVYEGGPAEAKRIMRYLRGEEYGGRGKVKKYSTNAVDKNGDKFPISLYASIIYDENGKEVGSIGFFHDLRERIHIQQKLEKTQLQLIQSEKMASLGKLSAGVAHQLNNPLGGITLYTKLMLEDYDLEDNAREDLYRILNDAQRCRDTVKELLEFARQTRQFMKPLNINKAIEQTLFLIENQTLFHNIRVKKNMAPFVPLVVADSQQLGHVFMNIIINAAQAMDGQGTITITTRESAAKDRVIIDVADTGPGISSKNLAHIFEPFFTTKEEGQGTGLGLSVVYGIVENHGGTISARSVLGRGSTFTIELPVTHETEKGVEDAEHA comes from the coding sequence ATGCGACCGGAAGACGAAAACACAATCCTGCTAAAAGCGCTGGATGCGTTCAATCGCAAAATAGTTGTCATCTCTAAAGATTTTCGTATTCTTGCCTATGCCGGCACGGATGTTCTGGCCGATGGGGATCGGCTGACCGGAAAATGCTGCCATCAGGTTTTTTATCAGCGTTCCGAACCTTGCGACAATTGCCCGGCCAAAAAGGTGATGGATACCCATTCGCCTTCCCTGCGGGAAACCTCGTCAAGTATTTTGAACAAATCCAAAAGGGCCTGCCTGTATGCCTACCCCGTTTCCGACCCTGAGGGGCAGGACACCATAACGATTTTCAATTTCGAGCTTCCGGCCCTGGAAGGGCTCGAGTCCGATCTGCGCCGGGCCAACAATTTTTTACACAACCTGCTCCAGAGCGCCTGTGATGCCGTGGTTGCTGCCGACATGACCGGGAAGATGATCATTTTTAACGACGCGGCCGCCGAGATGACCGGATTAACGGTCGAAGAAGCGCTGGAGAGCCTGAATATCAGGGATGTTTACGAAGGCGGTCCCGCGGAGGCCAAACGGATTATGCGCTATCTGCGGGGAGAGGAGTACGGCGGCAGAGGCAAGGTGAAAAAATACAGCACCAATGCAGTGGATAAAAATGGGGACAAATTCCCCATCAGTCTCTATGCATCCATCATTTACGATGAAAATGGCAAGGAGGTCGGCTCGATCGGTTTTTTCCACGATCTTCGCGAACGGATTCACATTCAGCAGAAACTGGAAAAAACCCAGCTTCAACTGATCCAGTCCGAGAAGATGGCTTCCCTGGGAAAGCTTTCCGCCGGAGTGGCCCACCAGCTGAACAATCCACTGGGCGGCATCACCCTTTACACCAAGCTGATGCTCGAAGATTACGATCTCGAAGACAACGCCCGGGAGGATCTGTATCGCATTTTAAACGATGCCCAACGTTGCCGGGACACCGTCAAGGAACTGCTCGAATTCGCCCGCCAAACCCGCCAGTTCATGAAACCACTGAACATCAACAAGGCCATCGAACAAACCCTTTTTCTTATCGAAAATCAGACCCTGTTCCACAATATCCGGGTGAAGAAGAATATGGCGCCGTTTGTTCCGCTGGTCGTGGCGGACTCACAGCAATTGGGCCATGTGTTCATGAATATCATTATCAATGCCGCCCAGGCCATGGACGGACAGGGGACCATTACGATTACCACCCGGGAGTCTGCCGCCAAAGATCGCGTGATTATCGATGTCGCCGATACGGGACCGGGTATTTCATCGAAAAACCTGGCGCACATCTTTGAGCCTTTTTTTACTACCAAGGAGGAAGGCCAGGGAACGGGACTGGGGTTAAGTGTTGTTTACGGCATTGTCGAAAACCATGGCGGCACCATCTCGGCGCGAAGCGTTTTAGGCCGCGGCAGTACCTTCACCATCGAACTTCCCGTCACCCACGAAACCGAAAAAGGAGTTGAAGATGCAGAGCACGCCTGA
- a CDS encoding HNH endonuclease translates to MNPYAYDLDERDLKRERQKARELRQSQWWKRRCAKGRCHYCGRPTPAGELTMDHIVPIARGGKTTKGNVVPACKACNNKKKQLLPMEWDAYLQSFHTQP, encoded by the coding sequence ATGAACCCCTATGCGTATGACCTGGACGAACGGGATCTTAAACGCGAGCGCCAGAAAGCCCGCGAACTCAGACAATCCCAGTGGTGGAAACGGCGTTGCGCCAAAGGCCGTTGCCATTATTGCGGTAGACCGACACCGGCCGGTGAGCTGACCATGGATCACATCGTTCCGATCGCCAGGGGCGGTAAAACCACCAAAGGCAATGTGGTTCCCGCCTGTAAGGCCTGCAACAACAAGAAAAAACAGCTGCTGCCCATGGAATGGGACGCATACCTGCAGTCGTTTCACACGCAGCCTTGA
- a CDS encoding ATP-grasp domain-containing protein has product MILSFHPCYEADANIICAGREPDEKDLAVIRTAEAVILPQGCRESLYRLSRQHCRHVFPDYDMRFNYPGKTGQARLFRALAVPHPETWPFDDLSDYAQRAGRMPKDGLPLVFKLDWGGEGETVVLIRSAADLEAALSTAAAYERSGQRGFILQRFVPGTHRTLRVAVTGKRLTAYWRIQENLLVFGTSVAHGARIDHDSDPLLRQAGLDLARDFCRRSKINLAGFDLIFENTQSQTRPLFLEINYFFGRTGLGGSDAFYTMLKTEIDGWLEDLGLSLSPAVKNERPDTIGD; this is encoded by the coding sequence ATGATTCTTTCCTTTCATCCCTGCTATGAAGCGGATGCCAATATTATTTGTGCCGGCCGAGAGCCGGATGAAAAGGATCTTGCGGTGATCCGCACCGCCGAGGCGGTGATTTTGCCCCAGGGATGCCGCGAATCGCTGTACCGCCTGAGCCGGCAGCATTGCCGGCATGTTTTTCCCGATTATGACATGCGGTTCAACTATCCGGGAAAAACCGGTCAGGCCAGGCTTTTTCGGGCATTGGCCGTTCCCCATCCGGAAACCTGGCCGTTCGATGACCTGTCCGACTATGCACAAAGGGCCGGACGAATGCCCAAGGATGGGCTGCCGCTGGTTTTCAAGCTGGACTGGGGCGGTGAAGGCGAAACGGTTGTTCTGATCCGCAGCGCAGCCGACCTTGAAGCCGCCCTCTCAACGGCGGCCGCCTATGAGCGTTCCGGCCAGCGCGGATTTATTCTGCAACGGTTCGTTCCGGGAACCCATCGGACCTTGCGGGTCGCGGTGACCGGAAAGCGCCTGACGGCCTATTGGCGGATACAGGAGAACCTCCTGGTTTTCGGTACCAGTGTGGCCCATGGTGCGCGGATCGATCACGATTCGGACCCGTTGCTGCGCCAGGCAGGCCTGGATCTGGCCCGGGACTTTTGCCGGCGGTCAAAGATCAACCTGGCCGGGTTCGATCTTATTTTTGAAAACACCCAAAGCCAAACCAGGCCGCTGTTTCTGGAAATCAATTACTTTTTCGGCAGGACCGGGCTCGGCGGATCGGACGCGTTTTACACAATGCTCAAGACCGAGATCGACGGCTGGCTGGAAGATCTGGGACTCAGTCTGAGTCCGGCGGTAAAAAATGAACGTCCCGATACGATCGGAGATTAG
- the era gene encoding GTPase Era, giving the protein MNNEINPDATGAFRSGYVAILGAPNAGKSTLLNRMLGQKLSITSKKPQTTRNRILGVVHRQSSQMVFLDTPGIHRARNPLNTRIVDAALSTLAEVDLILLVVDAINPDKASEQLLLEKLDQHQRPVVLALNKIDQVQRPALLSQIEHWSAAFDFSAVVPISAKRGEQVDRLLDAMEAALPPGPPFFPPESLTDLPMRFIAAEMIREKAIRLTGQEIPYAVAVTVDLFKEEKNGALARIHATIHVERDSQKGIVIGKNGAKLKQIGEAARQEIENLLATKVFLKLFVRVQKNWTKDTKALRKFGY; this is encoded by the coding sequence ATGAATAACGAGATCAATCCTGATGCGACCGGCGCTTTCCGATCCGGTTATGTCGCCATCCTCGGTGCCCCCAATGCCGGCAAATCCACCCTGCTTAACCGCATGCTGGGGCAGAAGCTGTCGATTACGTCGAAAAAGCCCCAGACCACCCGAAATCGGATTTTGGGTGTGGTGCACCGCCAGTCGTCCCAGATGGTTTTTCTGGATACCCCGGGGATCCATCGGGCCCGCAACCCGCTCAACACCCGCATCGTCGATGCCGCCCTGTCCACCCTTGCGGAAGTCGACCTGATCTTGCTGGTGGTGGATGCCATCAACCCGGACAAGGCGTCTGAACAGCTGCTCCTGGAAAAACTCGATCAGCATCAGCGTCCGGTGGTGCTGGCGCTCAATAAAATTGACCAGGTTCAACGGCCGGCCCTCCTCTCCCAGATCGAGCACTGGTCGGCGGCCTTTGATTTTTCGGCCGTGGTCCCGATCAGTGCGAAACGGGGCGAGCAGGTCGATCGCCTGCTGGATGCCATGGAGGCGGCCCTGCCTCCGGGCCCACCGTTTTTTCCACCGGAAAGCCTCACCGACCTGCCCATGCGGTTCATTGCCGCAGAGATGATCCGCGAAAAAGCCATCCGTCTCACCGGGCAGGAGATTCCCTACGCGGTGGCGGTAACCGTCGATCTCTTCAAAGAGGAGAAAAACGGGGCCCTGGCCCGCATCCATGCCACCATCCATGTGGAGCGCGATTCCCAGAAAGGCATCGTCATCGGCAAAAACGGCGCCAAGCTCAAACAGATCGGCGAGGCGGCCCGGCAGGAGATTGAAAACCTTTTGGCGACCAAGGTATTTCTCAAACTGTTTGTGCGCGTCCAGAAAAACTGGACCAAGGATACCAAGGCGCTGCGTAAGTTCGGGTACTGA
- the yihA gene encoding ribosome biogenesis GTP-binding protein YihA/YsxC, which yields MLVKSAEFVTSAVKPTQYPEALLPEVAFAGRSNVGKSSLINTLVNRKRLVKTSSTPGRTQLINFFTVNQNLSLVDLPGYGYARVPESVRRHWGPMIETYLKGRETLRAVVLILDIRRIPGIEEQNFIDWLSLYGRAAILVLTKADKLSKSAQKKQRRAIAGALNVDETALTLFSAKTRQGLPQVWSAIERVTGDE from the coding sequence ATGCTTGTCAAATCGGCAGAATTTGTCACCAGTGCCGTCAAACCCACTCAGTACCCCGAGGCGCTGCTGCCCGAGGTGGCGTTTGCCGGTCGCTCCAACGTGGGCAAATCTTCGCTGATCAACACCCTGGTCAACCGCAAACGACTGGTGAAAACCAGTTCCACGCCCGGCCGCACCCAGCTGATCAATTTTTTCACCGTCAACCAGAACCTGTCCCTGGTGGATCTGCCCGGCTACGGGTATGCCCGGGTTCCCGAGTCGGTGCGCCGTCACTGGGGACCGATGATCGAAACCTATTTGAAGGGGCGCGAAACCCTCAGGGCCGTGGTGTTGATTCTGGATATCCGGCGGATTCCCGGTATCGAGGAACAGAATTTCATCGATTGGCTGTCGCTCTACGGGCGGGCGGCCATCCTGGTGCTGACCAAGGCGGATAAATTGTCGAAATCGGCCCAGAAAAAGCAGCGCCGGGCCATTGCGGGAGCCCTGAACGTGGATGAAACCGCATTAACCCTCTTTTCCGCCAAAACGCGGCAGGGATTGCCACAGGTCTGGTCGGCCATCGAAAGGGTCACTGGCGATGAATAA